Proteins found in one Panthera tigris isolate Pti1 chromosome B3, P.tigris_Pti1_mat1.1, whole genome shotgun sequence genomic segment:
- the TSPAN3 gene encoding tetraspanin-3, with translation MGQCGITSSKTVLVFLNLIFWGAAGILCYVGAYVFITYDDYDHFFEDVYTLIPAVVIIAVGALLFIIGLIGCCATIRESRCGLATFVIILLLVFVTEVVVVVLGYVYRAKVENEVDRSIQKVYKTYNGTNPDAASRAIDYVQRQLHCCGIHNYSDWENTDWFKETKNQSVPLSCCRETASSCNGSLAHPSDLYAEGCEALVVKKLQEIMMHVIWAALAFAAIQLLGMLCACIVLCRRSRDPAYELLITGGTYA, from the exons GGGGCAGCTGGCATTTTATGCTATGTGGGAGCCTATGTCTTTATCACTTACGATGACTATGACCACTTCTTTGAAGATGTGTACACTCTCATCCCTGCTGTAGTGATCATAGCTGTAGGAGCCCTGCTTTTTATCATTGGGCTAATTGGCTGCTGTGCCACAATCCGAGAAAGCCGCTGCGGACTTGCCACA TTTGTCATCATCCTCCTCTTGGTTTTTGTCACAGAAGTTGTTGTAGTGGTTTTGGGATACGTTTACAGAGCAAAG GTGGAAAATGAGGTTGACCGCAGCATTCAGAAAGTGTATAAGACCTACAATGGAACGAACCCTGATGCCGCTAGCCGGGCTATTGATTATGTTCAGAGACAG CTGCACTGTTGTGGAATTCACAACTATTCAGACTGGGAAAATACAGACTGgttcaaagaaaccaaaaaccagaGTGTCCCTCTTAGCTGCTGCAGAGAGACCGCCAGCAGCTGTAATGGCAGTCTGGCCCACCCCTCCGACCTCTATGCCGAG GGATGTGAAGCTCTAGTTGTGAAGAAGCTACAAGAAATCATGATGCATGTTATCTGGGCAGCACTGGCATTTGCAGCTATTCAG CTGCTGGGCATGCTGTGTGCATGCATCGTATTGTGCAGAAGGAGTAGAGATCCTGCTTATGAGCTCCTCATCACCGGTGGAACCTATGCATAG